A single window of Fervidicoccus fontis Kam940 DNA harbors:
- a CDS encoding RuvB-like helicase, protein MSIIEELPKVKEFKRIGFHSHIKGLGLDENGKAKQIADGLVGQIEAREAAGIVVQMIKEGKMAGRGILFVGPTGTGKTALAVAIARELGEDTPFVEFTGSEIYSTEMKKTEMLMQTLRKSIGVRIKEKRTVYEGAVKELKIRRLRNPYNPYMMIPREAKITLETKDENITLTVSEEITQQLLELGIKKGDVIWIDSQTGRIFKEGRLKEEAEEKSPYISSERIMEMPQGPIKKDKEIVHTITLHDLDIYFATRKAGLEILFGFSPLKEIGQDVRKEVDEQVKKWINDGMGEIIPGVLFIDDAHMLDLEAFSFLTRAMESELAPIIILATNRGITKIRGTDIESPHGMPLDLLDRLLIITTRPYNRDEIKQIILIRSEEEDIPLSDDAIEELTNIGVNRSLRYAIQLMVPAKVLAIRKNKQKVTKEEVIEASAKFIDLKSSIDYITKYEQLMLH, encoded by the coding sequence ATGTCGATAATTGAAGAATTACCGAAAGTCAAGGAATTTAAGAGAATCGGATTTCATAGTCATATCAAAGGATTAGGTCTTGATGAAAATGGTAAAGCTAAGCAAATAGCGGATGGACTTGTCGGTCAAATAGAGGCTAGAGAAGCCGCAGGCATCGTTGTTCAAATGATAAAAGAAGGCAAAATGGCTGGAAGAGGGATTCTATTTGTAGGTCCAACAGGTACGGGAAAGACTGCGCTTGCAGTAGCAATAGCAAGAGAGCTTGGCGAAGATACTCCATTTGTAGAATTTACTGGTTCCGAAATATATTCTACTGAAATGAAAAAGACAGAGATGTTAATGCAAACTTTAAGAAAAAGCATAGGTGTTAGAATCAAGGAGAAAAGAACTGTATATGAAGGGGCAGTTAAAGAGCTAAAAATAAGGAGGCTGAGAAATCCATATAATCCATACATGATGATTCCAAGAGAGGCAAAAATTACTTTAGAAACTAAAGATGAAAACATAACCTTAACAGTTAGTGAAGAAATAACACAACAACTTTTAGAATTAGGAATTAAAAAAGGAGATGTTATTTGGATAGATTCTCAAACTGGAAGAATATTCAAAGAAGGTAGGTTAAAGGAAGAAGCAGAAGAAAAATCTCCTTATATTTCAAGCGAAAGAATAATGGAAATGCCTCAAGGTCCGATAAAGAAAGATAAAGAAATTGTTCACACTATAACATTGCATGATCTTGATATATATTTTGCAACGAGAAAAGCAGGTCTAGAAATCCTTTTCGGTTTCTCACCATTAAAGGAAATAGGTCAGGATGTTAGAAAAGAAGTTGATGAACAGGTAAAAAAATGGATAAATGATGGTATGGGAGAGATAATACCTGGAGTACTATTTATAGATGATGCACATATGCTTGATTTAGAAGCATTTAGCTTTTTGACTAGGGCGATGGAAAGCGAGCTTGCACCGATAATAATATTAGCAACAAATAGAGGGATCACAAAAATAAGGGGAACAGATATAGAATCCCCTCACGGAATGCCATTAGATTTACTTGATAGACTTTTGATTATTACTACAAGGCCGTATAATAGAGATGAAATTAAGCAAATAATCTTGATAAGGTCAGAAGAAGAAGATATACCACTCTCTGATGATGCAATAGAAGAACTGACCAACATAGGTGTTAATAGAAGCCTTAGGTACGCTATACAGCTTATGGTACCTGCAAAAGTATTAGCTATTAGAAAAAACAAACAGAAAGTCACAAAGGAAGAGGTAATCGAGGCATCCGCAAAGTTCATAGATCTCAAGAGTAGCATCGACTATATAACTAAATATGAACAGTTGATGTTGCATTAA
- the rnhB gene encoding ribonuclease HII, with translation MPITLGIDEAGRGCMIGSMFVAGVVIDDRAEKVFKKYGVKDSKKLSKNKREKLYDIITSNALWFEVVEVTPLEIDNQNINYLTIRAMRKIANDATKEIKYLNRIIADIVGKGDFKLVESDNIEQLVLKKADENFIAVAAASIVAKVQRDRALEQIRNNFGLIGSGYPGDKKSVEWLKLHYSKIPREYIRTKWKTFKK, from the coding sequence TTGCCAATTACATTGGGCATTGATGAAGCTGGAAGAGGATGCATGATAGGTTCCATGTTTGTGGCAGGTGTTGTAATAGACGATAGGGCAGAAAAGGTATTTAAAAAGTATGGAGTTAAAGATAGTAAAAAGCTTTCAAAAAATAAAAGAGAAAAACTTTACGATATCATAACTTCTAATGCATTATGGTTCGAAGTCGTTGAAGTAACACCATTAGAAATAGATAACCAAAACATAAACTATCTTACTATTAGAGCAATGAGAAAAATAGCAAATGACGCAACCAAAGAAATAAAATATTTGAATAGAATTATTGCTGATATAGTTGGTAAAGGAGATTTTAAACTAGTAGAAAGTGATAATATTGAACAACTGGTCTTAAAAAAAGCTGATGAGAATTTTATAGCTGTCGCTGCTGCAAGCATAGTAGCAAAAGTTCAAAGAGATAGGGCTCTAGAACAAATTAGAAACAACTTCGGCTTAATTGGTTCAGGATATCCAGGGGATAAAAAAAGCGTTGAATGGCTAAAACTTCATTATTCTAAAATTCCAAGAGAGTATATTAGAACTAAATGGAAAACTTTTAAAAAATAA
- the glmM gene encoding phosphoglucosamine mutase, which yields MGKIFGTDGIRLKVKNELQAEFLVKISQAICEEFGERSVFLLGRDVRYGGELIRHAIISGFLTSGCRVYDAGLITTPALQYVIKNEGFFDGGVMITASHNPPEYNGIKVIDSDGIEIPREKENEIEKIYLENRISGKISSEEKFFIPKYPDPLDKYLEGILDNVDDEIIKRRNFKVVVDGANSVGSLVIPKLVKLLGGKPISLNSHLDPDFSGRLPEPTPETLFDTSNVVKAVNADLGIAVDGDADRSIFLDEFGNVLWGDKTAVILSIYLSEKNPELPKKVYTGISSSYFIEELLKKRGIDVIWMKVGSVDIARKLKKEGGLLGFEENGGIMYPKHQYVRDAGMALALMLEVMSAERKKISELYSIYPKTYTIKTKYSIDISKAKEIIEKIKNCYRSYPMIDIDGVKVLQEDSWFLVRPSGTEPVLRVMVESKIQNKEKLILKELEKIILG from the coding sequence ATGGGAAAGATTTTTGGAACCGATGGTATAAGATTAAAAGTTAAAAATGAACTTCAAGCTGAATTTTTGGTGAAAATATCGCAAGCTATATGTGAAGAATTTGGAGAAAGATCTGTGTTCTTGCTAGGGAGAGACGTTAGGTATGGCGGAGAACTGATAAGACATGCAATAATCTCTGGATTTTTAACTTCAGGGTGTAGGGTTTACGACGCAGGATTAATCACCACACCAGCTTTACAGTATGTTATAAAAAATGAAGGTTTTTTTGACGGAGGTGTGATGATTACTGCAAGTCACAATCCACCCGAATATAATGGTATAAAGGTTATTGATAGCGATGGAATTGAAATACCGAGAGAGAAAGAAAATGAAATAGAAAAAATATATTTAGAAAACAGAATTTCCGGAAAGATATCTTCAGAAGAAAAGTTCTTTATTCCGAAGTACCCAGATCCGCTTGATAAGTACTTGGAAGGGATATTAGATAATGTTGACGATGAGATTATAAAAAGAAGAAATTTTAAAGTTGTTGTAGATGGAGCAAATAGCGTTGGTTCTTTAGTTATTCCAAAGCTTGTAAAGCTCCTTGGAGGAAAGCCCATAAGTTTAAATTCTCACCTCGATCCGGATTTTTCAGGCAGACTCCCTGAGCCAACTCCCGAAACTCTTTTTGATACTTCCAATGTTGTAAAAGCAGTGAATGCAGATTTAGGAATAGCTGTTGACGGAGATGCAGATAGATCGATTTTTCTTGATGAATTTGGAAACGTTCTGTGGGGAGATAAAACAGCAGTCATTCTGTCAATATATCTCTCGGAAAAAAACCCGGAGCTTCCAAAGAAAGTATATACAGGAATCAGCAGTAGCTATTTTATTGAGGAGTTGCTTAAAAAGCGCGGAATAGACGTCATTTGGATGAAGGTTGGTAGCGTCGATATCGCTAGGAAACTAAAAAAAGAGGGTGGGCTTTTGGGATTCGAGGAGAATGGCGGAATTATGTATCCAAAACATCAGTATGTAAGAGATGCAGGTATGGCATTAGCTCTAATGCTTGAAGTTATGTCAGCAGAAAGAAAAAAAATATCAGAATTATATTCTATCTATCCAAAGACTTATACAATAAAAACAAAATACAGTATTGATATAAGTAAAGCTAAGGAAATTATAGAAAAAATAAAAAATTGTTATAGAAGTTATCCAATGATTGATATTGATGGTGTAAAAGTTTTACAGGAAGATTCGTGGTTTCTCGTAAGACCTAGTGGTACGGAACCCGTATTAAGAGTAATGGTTGAGTCTAAAATACAAAACAAGGAAAAGCTTATTTTAAAAGAACTTGAAAAAATTATCCTCGGTTGA
- a CDS encoding SDR family oxidoreductase: MDMNLRNKKIIILAGSTGMGFEITKNLVNEGAKVVFCSSNENNLKRAISLLGNPINLKGELCDLSSTNSIKNFFEKAKEYLENFDGMVYNTGGPKTGNINSLSEEDYYYAYKLLSESAFVSTKEFLKYANKGASVVYMTSTAVKEPIYNLLLSNTMRLTVIGLAKSLSREYSDFARFNVVMPGYILTEKLKQLLEEEAKEKATTFDSIVSQYIKEIPMKRLGDPKEVANLVLFLLSDLSSYINGVAIAVDGGMLKSML; the protein is encoded by the coding sequence ATGGACATGAACCTTAGAAATAAAAAAATCATCATATTGGCTGGTTCCACAGGTATGGGATTTGAAATAACAAAAAACCTTGTTAATGAAGGTGCAAAAGTAGTGTTTTGCAGTAGCAATGAAAATAATTTAAAAAGGGCTATTAGCTTATTAGGCAACCCCATTAATTTAAAAGGAGAACTTTGTGACCTTTCCTCAACGAATAGTATTAAGAATTTTTTTGAGAAAGCGAAGGAATATTTAGAAAACTTTGACGGTATGGTTTACAATACTGGAGGTCCTAAAACAGGTAACATTAATAGTTTAAGCGAAGAAGATTACTATTACGCTTATAAGCTATTATCAGAAAGTGCATTTGTTTCTACAAAAGAGTTCTTGAAGTATGCTAATAAAGGTGCATCTGTAGTATACATGACAAGCACTGCGGTGAAAGAACCAATTTATAATCTTCTGCTTAGCAATACAATGAGACTAACAGTAATAGGACTCGCGAAATCTCTTTCTAGAGAATATAGCGATTTTGCCAGATTTAATGTTGTTATGCCAGGTTATATTTTGACAGAAAAGTTGAAGCAGTTATTAGAAGAAGAAGCTAAAGAAAAAGCAACGACATTCGATAGTATTGTAAGTCAATATATAAAGGAAATACCAATGAAAAGGCTTGGTGATCCAAAGGAAGTTGCAAATCTTGTTTTGTTTTTACTAAGCGACTTATCTTCATATATAAATGGCGTTGCAATTGCAGTAGATGGAGGAATGTTAAAAAGTATGTTATAG
- the hxlA gene encoding 3-hexulose-6-phosphate synthase: MKFNTLKEPPYLQVAIDVTDLKKALFIVRQVIDLSDKIIIEVGTPLIKSYGMLPVEIISYLYPEKIILADMKTMDVGYLEANLAFKSGATISTVLGAADNETIQGALKASLEYNKFIQVDLINVKDLASRAREVAELGVHIVGLHAGIDQQTNKKLRAIDMIELLKEIKNAVEKTSLVSIAGGIKQGELKRFAENGADIIVVGGAITSSEDPREVAKNMLKEIL; encoded by the coding sequence TTGAAATTTAATACCTTAAAAGAACCGCCTTACTTACAAGTTGCAATAGATGTTACAGATCTAAAAAAAGCACTTTTCATTGTCAGACAAGTAATAGATTTAAGTGATAAAATAATAATCGAGGTTGGAACCCCACTGATAAAGAGCTATGGCATGTTACCTGTAGAAATTATTTCTTATCTTTACCCTGAAAAAATCATTTTAGCAGACATGAAAACAATGGATGTAGGGTATTTAGAAGCAAATTTGGCTTTTAAATCCGGCGCTACAATTTCCACTGTTTTAGGTGCAGCCGATAATGAGACCATCCAAGGCGCTCTAAAAGCTTCGCTTGAATATAACAAATTCATTCAGGTTGATTTAATTAACGTAAAAGACCTCGCAAGCAGGGCAAGAGAAGTTGCTGAATTAGGCGTACATATAGTTGGTTTGCATGCTGGTATAGATCAGCAGACAAATAAAAAGCTTAGAGCTATAGATATGATAGAATTGTTAAAAGAAATAAAAAATGCAGTTGAAAAAACATCGTTGGTTTCTATCGCTGGGGGCATAAAGCAGGGAGAGTTAAAAAGATTTGCTGAAAATGGAGCAGACATAATAGTTGTAGGTGGAGCTATAACATCCAGTGAAGACCCAAGAGAAGTTGCTAAAAATATGTTAAAAGAAATACTTTAA
- a CDS encoding Trm112 family protein — MKYRLMDILACPICKKFPLELIVIESVEKERKLSQKAPLCELYCAYRGDFIKNLTTPPPCEECFKREIETGVLYCPGCGRWYPIINGIPHMLPDYIRKEEKNKDIEFLKKYKDKLPEKIWKKGMPYNLGEDE; from the coding sequence ATGAAATATAGATTGATGGATATACTAGCATGTCCTATATGTAAAAAATTTCCTTTAGAATTAATAGTAATTGAAAGTGTTGAAAAAGAAAGAAAATTATCTCAGAAAGCTCCATTATGCGAATTATACTGCGCATATAGAGGAGATTTCATAAAGAATTTAACAACTCCGCCTCCTTGTGAAGAATGCTTTAAAAGGGAAATTGAGACTGGAGTATTATACTGTCCTGGATGCGGAAGATGGTATCCTATAATTAATGGGATACCTCACATGCTTCCTGACTACATAAGGAAAGAAGAAAAAAACAAAGATATAGAATTTCTCAAGAAATATAAAGATAAACTGCCGGAAAAAATATGGAAAAAAGGTATGCCGTATAACCTAGGTGAAGATGAATAG
- a CDS encoding universal stress protein, translated as MSSYVDRAFSLSYALRRILVAFDGSASSERGLKIALELSRMLGSEVHVIYACSNNSCNENIIKKAEILAKERGVEIISKVTKFNPEESSVSNELIKEINSKNYDLVIMGTRGKTISAEISKGSTAAGVFVNTDVSYLFIK; from the coding sequence ATGAGTAGCTACGTTGATAGAGCATTTAGCTTAAGCTATGCGCTCAGAAGGATCCTAGTGGCTTTTGACGGATCAGCTAGCAGTGAAAGAGGTTTGAAAATTGCATTAGAGCTATCGAGAATGCTCGGATCCGAGGTCCATGTTATATATGCATGTAGTAATAATTCTTGTAATGAAAACATTATTAAGAAGGCAGAAATTTTAGCGAAAGAAAGGGGAGTAGAAATAATTAGTAAAGTTACTAAATTCAATCCAGAAGAAAGTAGTGTTTCAAATGAACTTATTAAAGAGATTAATAGCAAAAACTACGATTTGGTCATTATGGGTACGAGAGGGAAAACAATTTCTGCAGAGATTTCGAAAGGGAGTACTGCTGCTGGAGTTTTTGTAAATACTGACGTAAGCTATTTGTTCATCAAATAA
- a CDS encoding OBG GTPase family GTP-binding protein, whose amino-acid sequence MPTNLPPEARAKWIKVMEAKTTEEKIKALEDFISSVPKHKGTENLLYWATRRLSQLKEDAELAKKKKTGGGIKFYIEKEGDAQIVMLGPPLSGKTSLLSKLTNAKVEILGYHYSTKIPQPGMLKYMDVYFQLIDTPSIPYKMDESVPWLNRTIGLARNADAIILVLDGSKNVKEQILGYLELLEKAGIMTKKPKGSIEIKKASKGGLNIILNGKIVDGRVEDIKSILKDYKIIHAVVKINGEISLEDIETSIIGSKVYRPTIITVNKSDLIDNIEEVEKEISYISKEVEGVIFTSTITNKNLEKIGELIFKSLRLIRIYTKQPNGDVAKKPLVLKNGATVRDVASSIHSSLEEFFKYAKIWGKSAKYPGERVGLDHELQDGDIVEIYSKV is encoded by the coding sequence ATGCCTACTAACCTGCCTCCTGAAGCAAGAGCTAAATGGATTAAGGTAATGGAAGCAAAGACTACTGAAGAAAAGATTAAGGCTCTAGAAGATTTTATTTCCTCTGTTCCAAAGCATAAAGGAACAGAAAATTTGTTATATTGGGCAACAAGGAGGCTAAGTCAACTTAAGGAAGATGCTGAACTAGCAAAAAAGAAGAAAACTGGAGGAGGTATTAAATTTTATATTGAAAAAGAAGGCGATGCGCAGATAGTAATGCTTGGACCTCCTCTCTCAGGAAAAACCTCTCTTCTATCTAAATTGACAAACGCAAAAGTCGAGATCCTTGGTTATCATTATTCCACAAAAATTCCCCAACCTGGAATGCTTAAATATATGGATGTTTACTTTCAGCTTATTGATACGCCAAGCATACCTTATAAGATGGATGAAAGTGTGCCATGGCTCAATAGAACAATTGGACTTGCTAGAAACGCAGATGCCATTATTCTAGTATTAGATGGCAGTAAAAACGTAAAAGAACAGATACTCGGTTATTTGGAATTGCTGGAAAAGGCGGGAATAATGACAAAAAAACCTAAAGGAAGTATAGAAATAAAAAAAGCAAGCAAAGGAGGATTAAATATTATACTTAATGGAAAAATAGTTGATGGTAGAGTCGAAGATATAAAGTCTATACTTAAAGACTATAAAATTATTCATGCTGTCGTAAAAATTAATGGAGAAATTAGTTTAGAAGATATAGAGACATCGATTATTGGCAGTAAGGTTTACAGACCTACCATTATCACAGTCAACAAGAGTGACCTTATTGATAACATTGAAGAAGTTGAAAAGGAAATAAGCTATATTTCAAAAGAAGTTGAAGGCGTCATATTTACTTCAACAATTACTAACAAAAACTTAGAAAAAATTGGAGAACTTATATTTAAAAGTTTGAGATTAATTCGAATTTATACCAAACAACCAAATGGCGATGTTGCAAAAAAGCCGCTAGTTCTTAAAAATGGGGCAACAGTTAGAGATGTCGCGTCTAGCATTCATTCTTCACTAGAAGAGTTTTTTAAATATGCAAAAATATGGGGAAAAAGTGCTAAGTATCCAGGCGAAAGAGTAGGTTTGGATCACGAACTTCAAGATGGAGACATAGTCGAAATATATTCTAAGGTATAG